CACCGTGGCGCTCAGCCTCGGCCCCTACGGGGCGTGCATGATCCCGAGCCAGGAGTACAGCGGGGAATACGACGACGCGCACGATTCGCAAGAAGCCCTGTGCCAGTGGCACCGGGAAAGAATGCAGCTGTTCGGCAGGGTGCGTGGCCTGGCCTCCCGGATAGGGTACATGTCCATGGAGACGATCCCCCGGGCGGACGAGATTGCGGCCATGCGCGCGGCGCTGGACCAGGTGCCGGAGCTGGCGGGCGTGCCGTTCTGGATGTCGTGCTTGTATCCGGGGGATAGTCCGTGTCTGCCCAGCGGCGAGGCGCCGGAGACTGCGCTGCGAGCCATGTTTGACTCGAGGGTGGCGAAGTCGGTTCCGTGGGGCGTGGGCATCAACTGCACCAAGGTGTGGAAGTTGACGGCTCTGTTGAAGCAGTACGAATCGGTGATGGATATGTTGGTACAGGATGGGACGTTGCTCGAGTGGCCGGCACTGGTTCTCTATCCCGACGGGACAAATGGGGAGGTGTACAACACGGTCACGCAGGTATGGGAGGTTCCTGGTGATGGAAGGGACGTGAGCAGGGTGCCGTGGGAGGAACAGCTTGCTGAGGTTGTGAGGGGGACGGAAGGGAGAGGGAAATGGAGGCAGATTGTGGTGGGCGGGTGCTGCATGGCGAGTTGGCAGGATATAGCACGCCTTCGGGAGATTCTGCTAACGGCATGAAACGGCCTGTGTTTTATGGATAGGAGTGGGCATAAGCATGATAGAAACATTATTATAGCGGCAGTTATATTCTTTCGCGCTTCTCTTATTCTGCTGAACAATCGAAGTTGATGGCAGAATATAGTTACCTAccctttttggcctttttggcctctttggcctcggccttgctaGCCTTGTCGGCCCCTTTCGTGGCCAGTTTAACAGCTTCCTTGGTGCTACGCTTTGGTTCAGCGTTTTTGgaagccttttttttttttttttaattcctGATCATCTTCGTAACCTCTCTGATTTCCTCGGAATCAGGATTTGACagtggctgaggctatcgcgagatggccgcGGCTAGCGGGCCACGGCGCGGCACCAATTGCGCTGGTACGTCTGACGCGTCACGATGCGTAGACGgtctacttttctagtctcttACTGTCCTTAGCCTAGTACAGCCTaatactgttttagattttacgcttgtacgatacttgtatcatgcgtgtaattttatttgactacagagcaAAACAACCAAAAATTAATATAGTTACCTACCGAGACGTATGCACTAATATAGTATAATGTCTGTTGTAGCGCGATATCAAGGTACTAGATGGAATTAAATACCCTTTCCCTCCTACTATTTATAGAAAAAGTGATGAGTTGCAAGGAACTAAAACTGAGACCAACTCGATTGGCAAATCGGGAGAGTCCAAAATACGCGTGCCGacgtgtgacaagggctaaaggCTTAGAgcaattcaatgttgttacATATGTACGCTGACATGGAATTGATGGAGGCTGAGGGAGCAACACGGAGCTCCTGATGACAGGCGCAGCAGTCGGCTCCACACGGCCGTGTGTGGCTTGGTGCCTAAACTAGTTGGTCTGTTGCCTCATGTGCTCGTCCTGGACTCCTGGCGACTCCAGGTCGGCATTTTGGCCTGTTGGGCGGACTGACGACCTTGTACCAAATACACAAGTACGTTATGAGAAGCCAGAAATCACTCAAATCATCTTCATTTCCCCTCGCTCACAACTGACTTATCCTCCCTTGTCTGTCAAAGCTTACCGGCATGATCGAACCACAGCAGCGTCTCTGGGTAGGATCGGGGAGTTTGGTCCCTGGCGCGTATGGGCCGTTCACCTGGTTTATCACGGATTTCGACCAGAGAAGACATTTCTCCATCACGTATGCTCCCAAAGTTCCTGTGGAAAACCGGGAAGAAACCGAGGACATCTGCATAGCGGAGCTCAAAAAGCATCTCGATAATCTTGGCGACGGTGTCTTTGGATTCCGGTTCTCTGAGCCAGACGGCCCCATCACGACATCTACAGACCTAAAAGACGACGCGACAATTTATGTCAATGACCCAGCCTTGTCATCCTTGGGCCTTTCTTTCCCCGTCAAGACTATATACCTAGGAAGTCTGACCGAGCTGGACCGACTAGCGCCACTGGTTGATAAGGTGTTGTATCATGACACGCATGGTGCCACAACAACCGCCGCCTTCAAGTACTGGTTCATGGCGAATGGCATGTCCCGGGTTTGGTACGAGCTCAACGACTGGTGTCGACTGCCTCGTGACCATCCACACATTGTCCCATTCGACTCGGTCGTGCTCAGCGACGTGACTGGGCGCATTGTTGGTTTTACAAGCCGCTTCGTCTCGGGGGGCACACTGCATGAAAATAACGCCACGACCCGTCCATTCCGCCTTGGTTGGTTTCGCCAGCTCCTCTCTGTAGTAGATGGCTTGAATTACAAGTACGGAGTCATGCACCAAGACATAGCAGCACGGAACCTGATCATCAATGAAGACGACAATCTGCAAATATTCGACTTTAACTACGCCATATCAATTGCAGAGTACTACACCCCTGAACGCGATGATGTAAAGGGCGTCATTTTCACCTTGTACGAAATCATTACTCTAGACGAGCATTTCCGAGACGTTCCGCACAAGGACCAGGACGCCGAGGCGTTACTGCAGATGGAGTGGTCAAAACACCCCGACGTAAAACTTGATAGCAACATACAAGCATTCCGGGACGTCTTAAACGATTGGGTCAGCCGCCGGAAGCAAAGGCGCTTCGAACCAAGGGATACATGGCTCAGCTGGCCACATTTATCTGAGTGGCCTCTGGCGCCGAGGGCACTCTACGGGCCCGATGGGGAAGTGACGGGGAAAGAGATGCGCCCTACTGCTGCCTTGTCCCGGAGAGAGCTGGTTAGCATGGGAGAGGCGTTTTGGAACTGGGAGAGGCCGGCGAGCTATCGACTGGCGGGGGCGCTGTCACGAGGAGATTCGGATGGCAACCTCTCGGATGGTGCGGAGACGAAGGCGAGTGGGATAGGCTGTGCTTCTGTCGACACGTGCGCGGTTCCATGAGAAAAGATGGATGCAATGTCAAGATGGGAAGGTTGAATTTCAAAGAGGAGAGAAAGGTTTGTGGTATGTGTCTCTGGTTGCTTCCTGTTTAGACGTGGTCGTTTTTAAGTCGTCGACTGACATTGGTCCACCCTGTCAAGAACCTGCATGAACCACTTGCACTGGGTGCATTACTAGCACTTGAGGACTTGAGATGTGGAATAATATAGTTGTTTGGACGCTGTTATTGAGACCACGTCCTCGTGCCCACGCTTGGCTACCAGCTCCATTGCCGACCCCCATGAAATCCTTtgcgtccatgtccatgtcggcgtcgTGGGCGAGCACGAGTCGCACTATCATGCCGGGAAAGAAACTTTTCAGCATCTACAAGCGCATATACCTTGCGTCGAGTCGCGTGACAAGGCTACGTGCGCCAAGCAGCCGCGTTCTTGGCCCAGGATGTAGTGGAAGAAAGCTGGTCGATGGGTTTGAGCAGCCTTTCTGCCATCTACTTGCCGTTATGCCTCATACCATCGCCAATATGCCTTCACGTAGTCCGGTCTTGCTCTTGTAGCACCTCGTTCCAAATAAAACCAACTTTCCAAATTGTACTTGTCATCAAGTCAAGCTACTCCCAATTAAAATAGATTGACATCAATTTCATCTACCAGGCCTCCACTATCATAGTATCACGCCCAGTGCCAGTCCTTGAGAGCCAAATCTCCGCTCAGCGCCGAAGGTCCCTCAAATCGATCAAACCACTTGTCTATATTGCGCCACTTGGTAACCACCACACTCCTAGAAGACCCCTCACACTTGGCCCTCAGTTCAAAAGCTAAAACCAAAAAAATTAGCATCACATGCTATATAGAAATGGACTGGGGGCACACATACTTGCGACCTGCCACGGGTCAGCCCAGTGGCTTTTACCCTCCCTCGAGTAGAGCATGACTTGGCGAACGTCCAGGGCGGAAACGGGAGAGCTTCCAAACTCGTTCTGGAGGTCAAGCGTCTTGTCGATGACGTCGCCGTGCGAGGGGGCCGTGGCGAGCAGGATGACGTGCTTGGGGAACATTTCGTTGCTAAAGTCGAGCACCAGCTCGTCGTTGGTGCCGGCGGTCAGGGCGGAGATGCCCGAGCCGAGTTCCAGGTGCGCCTCCATCGACTTGAACTTGGTGCAGGCGTTGGACTGCCCGATGGGCATGACGGCGATGGTGTCCGTCTTTTCGTCGGGGTGCTGCCACTTCCAGTCGCTTACGGCAATGCTGCCTGTGAAGTGGGATGGTTCGTTTCCTGTAATGTCGCCGAAGCGGTTGAACCAGTCGTAAATGTCGTCGTACTTGTTTATGATGACCTTTCGCGACGACTCGTCGCATGTCGCGGTGATGGAGATGCCTATTCGATGCTGGGTTAGGACAATGTCGTCTCGGGTCAACTTGCAAGGGTTGGTACATGCCTCCAATCTCCCATGAGTCTGGGTTCGTCCGCTCATCTCGTACTGAGTATACTTTGAACGATTTGACATCCTCGACCTTGACTCGCTTCAAGCCAAAGGCCTTCTCGAGGTCGATTGGTTTTGTGGACTCCTCGCCCTTGGAGGGATGGACCAGGATTGTCTGGTGGCTGTTGCCGAACTCGATGACGAGATCGTCAAaggtgccggcgccgtcgaaGCCAGAGATGCCGTTTCCGAGAAACAGCTTCACCTCGAGGGACTTGAAGTAGTCGCATGTCTCGGGGCCGGGGTGCCAGCCGCCCTGCTCCGGGCGTGTGCAATATTGCGACGATTCCTGCTTCTCGCACGTATTTTTCCCTGCGTAGCCCCAGGTTGTTGGATCTACACCTAGCTTTGTAGCCATGGTGTCGATCAGCTCTGAGCATTGTCCATTCGCATTACTCTGTGCTGTGGCGCCTTGGAGCCATAGCACAGATAGGCCTGCAGCCCAACTAAAGTAGATCATGGTTTTGCAAATGGAAAAATGTGGAATGGGCAGAAGTAGTAGGAGTCCCAATGCTGAAGAGTTTCGAGTTATTGTAGAGATGGGAATGGCAGCGCAGTTTATATATTTCAAGACACGAGAGCTGAGGCATGGAATGGCGCGATTTTGGCGACGGCTGCAATTACCATGCACGTCTGGAACACGGCACACATTCAATGTATTTGCATGAGGAGATTCTTAGTACAGTTAATTGTAGCACCCTGCAATAGGACCTAGACTTACAAGAGCTTCTATAGGAAAGAGAAACACCATGATCCCCACACTCGCATCTCGTGATTTACCCAACCCTGCTGCTTTGCTAGAGATGCTTAATTATTGAGTTATTGAGTCATGTGGCCATTTGCATAGGCCTTgccaagatgaagaacaaTATATCCAATACCGAGATAAGCTCTCTCCGTTTCCATCTGATGGACGTCTGACCGCCGAAATCAGAATCACCGCTAGTCCAATCCGGATGGGATGTGATACGAGTCACCCCAATGGGGGTGGGGAGTGGCATGAGAGGTTGCCTGTGCAGCCTGGGGACTAGGGACCTTCGAATGCCTCCTTGCAGACTATGCGAGCTCTGCTATACTCTTATCTATATTTCCCCAGTATAGCCCTTTACTATGACTAATGCAGCTATACACGAGAGCGAAGCCGTGTTGCGGGAGATGGCCATATGAGCCTATATCTGGCTGCGATACGACAGGATAACCACCATCTTAATACAACATGTTTGA
The DNA window shown above is from Metarhizium brunneum chromosome 1, complete sequence and carries:
- the HMT1 gene encoding Homocysteine S-methyltransferase 1, yielding MKRILILDGGLGTSLEQKYNTKFNPSTPLWSSDLLVSDPATLLQCQSDFGDVPVDILLTATYQVSIAGFAGTKTPKFPHGISPLDIPPFLETAVAVAENATRAHHGTVALSLGPYGACMIPSQEYSGEYDDAHDSQEALCQWHRERMQLFGRVRGLASRIGYMSMETIPRADEIAAMRAALDQVPELAGVPFWMSCLYPGDSPCLPSGEAPETALRAMFDSRVAKSVPWGVGINCTKVWKLTALLKQYESVMDMLVQDGTLLEWPALVLYPDGTNGEVYNTVTQVWEVPGDGRDVSRVPWEEQLAEVVRGTEGRGKWRQIVVGGCCMASWQDIARLREILLTA